A genomic stretch from Anaerococcus mediterraneensis includes:
- the sufU gene encoding Fe-S cluster assembly sulfur transfer protein SufU, with translation MDMQEIYSQIILDHSRNQANKHDLEDPDIKEDGHNPSCGDEIVLQLKIDGDKIVDAAFTGDGCAISQAATSVMCDMLVGKTIDEADRLADIYQRMIKREDVTDEELEELEDAVAFKNIQNMPQRVNCALLSWNTLRAVIDEKELR, from the coding sequence ATGGATATGCAAGAAATCTATAGTCAGATAATCCTAGATCATTCGAGAAACCAAGCCAACAAACATGACCTAGAAGATCCTGACATAAAAGAAGACGGCCACAATCCATCTTGTGGTGATGAAATAGTTTTGCAACTAAAAATTGATGGAGATAAAATCGTAGATGCAGCCTTCACAGGTGATGGTTGTGCTATAAGCCAAGCTGCCACATCAGTGATGTGCGATATGCTTGTAGGAAAAACAATTGATGAGGCTGATAGGCTTGCTGATATTTACCAAAGGATGATCAAAAGAGAAGATGTGACAGATGAGGAGCTAGAGGAGCTTGAAGATGCTGTAGCCTTCAAAAATATCCAAAATATGCCACAAAGAGTCAATTGTGCCCTACTTTCTTGGAACACCCTAAGGGCAGTCA